In Syngnathus scovelli strain Florida chromosome 11, RoL_Ssco_1.2, whole genome shotgun sequence, one DNA window encodes the following:
- the LOC125977795 gene encoding ras association domain-containing protein 1 isoform X2: MSSTASSSDKSPSFEKTWGSSTSSGYCSDEAADSDTEFEQYFTARTSFFPKGRKANSHVKKDEPIECGKQVLTTTDTQKQIKEYNTQINSNLFMNMNKDGSYTGFIKVQFKLARPVSVMQPKKGGGGQNASSRKGGGVKRRTSFYLPKDASKHLHISSRTSAREVIEALLKKFTVVDNPGKFALFERSERHDQVYIRKLSDNERPLHLRLCAGPNEKMLSFVLKENETGEVNWDAFSTPELKNFLLILQREEEEHVKQIVERYKVARAKMQEALRGSTPG; this comes from the exons ATGTCAAGCACGGCTAGTAGCTCGGACAAGTCGCCTTCCTTCGAGAAGACGTGGGGCAGCTCCACCAGCAGCGGATACTGCAGCGACGAAGCTGCCGACTCCGACACGGAGTTTGAGCAGTATTTTACCGCCCGCACGTCCTTCTTCCCCAAAGGCCGCAAAGCGAACTCTCATGTCAAGAAg GATGAACCAATTGAATGTGGCAAGCAGGTATTGACCACTACTGATACTCAGAAGCAGATCAAGGAGTACAACACTCAGATCAATAGCAATCTGTTCATGAATATG AACAAGGATGGTTCCTATACTGGCTTCATTAAAGTTCAGTTCAAGCTGGCGAGGCCTGTGTCCGTCATGCAACCGAAGAAAGGCGGCGGCGGGCAGAACGCCAGTTCCAGGAAGGGTGGTGGTGTGAAGCGGCGCACCTCGTTCTACTTGCCCAAGGACGCGTCCAAGCACTTGCATATCAGTTCCCGCACGTCGGCGCGCGAGGTCATCGAAGCCCTGCTGAAAAAGTTCACCGTTGTTGACAACCCCGGAAAGTTTGCTTTGTTTGAACGCAGCGAGCGCCACGACCAAG TGTACATACGTAAACTGTCCGACAATGAGCGCCCCCTACATCTGCGACTGTGCGCTGGGCCCAATGAGAAAATGCTCAGCTTTGTTCTGAAGGAGAACGAGACTGGAGAAGTCAAT TGGGATGCGTTCTCCACGCCGGAATTGAAGAACTTCCTGCTCATCCTCCAACGCGAGGAAGAAGAGCACGTTAAGCAGATCGTGGAGCGCTACAAAGTGGCTCGAGCCAAGATGCAGGAGGCCTTGCGCGGCTCCACCCCGGGCTGA
- the LOC125977799 gene encoding tumor suppressor candidate 2 yields MRMGGSGSKAKGAWPFSSSGSGGDSAVNGSEQSVARLKCSRNATPFVFTRRSSLYYDEDGDLAHEFYEETVVTKNGRKKSKLKRIQKNLIPQGIVKLQHPCIHVDFPIILCEV; encoded by the exons ATGAGAATGGGAGGAAGCGGATCCAAAGCCAAAGGCGCCTGGCCTTTTTCCAGTAGCGGGTCAGGAGGGGACTCTGCCGTTAATGGCAGCGAGCAGTCGGTGGCCCGCCTTAAATGTTCCAGAAACGCAACACCCTTTGTTTTTACAAGGAGGAG CTCGCTATACTACGACGAGGATGGCGACCTTGCCCACGAATTCTACGAGGAGACGGTGGTGACAAAAAACGGTCGAAAAAAATCCAAGTTGAAGAGAATTCAGAAGAATTTGATCCCACAG ggaATTGTGAAACTGCAGCATCCCTGTATTCACGTAGACTTCCCCATCATCCTCTGTGAGGTGTGA
- the LOC125977795 gene encoding ras association domain-containing protein 1 isoform X1, whose protein sequence is MFFKQSAYLSDFIGDIGGVEVRSDTMSMGELIELRDLRSGGEQIQLTGACSPRSPPRLERANALRISPGKVPDLLSRVGIIRVLSSCEVDQHLTEETGEGHDFQPCSHSQPTWCDLCGDFIWGLYKQSLRCANCKFTCHYRCRPLIRLDCSWDRGSSTDYTLVVEHTIETDTNVDEPIECGKQVLTTTDTQKQIKEYNTQINSNLFMNMNKDGSYTGFIKVQFKLARPVSVMQPKKGGGGQNASSRKGGGVKRRTSFYLPKDASKHLHISSRTSAREVIEALLKKFTVVDNPGKFALFERSERHDQVYIRKLSDNERPLHLRLCAGPNEKMLSFVLKENETGEVNWDAFSTPELKNFLLILQREEEEHVKQIVERYKVARAKMQEALRGSTPG, encoded by the exons TGACATTGGAGGTGTAGAGGTCAGGAGTGACACAATGTCCATGGGGGAGTTGATTGAGCTACGTGACCTGAGGTCTGGCGGGGAGCAGATCCAGCTGACCGGAGCATGCTCACCCCGCTCCCCACCACGTTTGGAGCGAGCCAACGCCTTGAGGATCAGCCCGGGAAAGGTGCCAGATCTGCTGAGTCGGGTGGGCATCATCCGGGTCCTGAGCAGCTGCGAGGTGGACCAGCACCTGACGGAGGAGACCGGGGAGGGCCATGACTTCCAACCCTGTAGCCACTCTCAGCCCACATGGTGCGACCTGTGCGGGGACTTCATCTGGGGCCTCTACAAGCAGAGCTTGCGCTGCGCCA ATTGCAAGTTCACGTGCCACTACCGCTGTCGTCCCCTAATCCGCTTAGACTGCAGCTGGGATCGAGGTTCTTCCACTGATTACACTTTGGTTGTGGAGCACACCATCGAAACGGACACCAATGTG GATGAACCAATTGAATGTGGCAAGCAGGTATTGACCACTACTGATACTCAGAAGCAGATCAAGGAGTACAACACTCAGATCAATAGCAATCTGTTCATGAATATG AACAAGGATGGTTCCTATACTGGCTTCATTAAAGTTCAGTTCAAGCTGGCGAGGCCTGTGTCCGTCATGCAACCGAAGAAAGGCGGCGGCGGGCAGAACGCCAGTTCCAGGAAGGGTGGTGGTGTGAAGCGGCGCACCTCGTTCTACTTGCCCAAGGACGCGTCCAAGCACTTGCATATCAGTTCCCGCACGTCGGCGCGCGAGGTCATCGAAGCCCTGCTGAAAAAGTTCACCGTTGTTGACAACCCCGGAAAGTTTGCTTTGTTTGAACGCAGCGAGCGCCACGACCAAG TGTACATACGTAAACTGTCCGACAATGAGCGCCCCCTACATCTGCGACTGTGCGCTGGGCCCAATGAGAAAATGCTCAGCTTTGTTCTGAAGGAGAACGAGACTGGAGAAGTCAAT TGGGATGCGTTCTCCACGCCGGAATTGAAGAACTTCCTGCTCATCCTCCAACGCGAGGAAGAAGAGCACGTTAAGCAGATCGTGGAGCGCTACAAAGTGGCTCGAGCCAAGATGCAGGAGGCCTTGCGCGGCTCCACCCCGGGCTGA